From a single Stomoxys calcitrans chromosome 4, idStoCalc2.1, whole genome shotgun sequence genomic region:
- the LOC106085325 gene encoding retinol dehydrogenase 13-like yields the protein LLLFLVHLASLLTMCLLYKWREGPSYRKTNRIDGKVVIVTGCNTGIGKEIALELAKRGGRVYMACRDEQKCEKARQELIELTGNTNVFNRTLNLASLQSVRDFVAKFKEEENRLDILINNAGIMGTPYQLTEDGYEQQFAVNHLGHFLLTNLLLDMLKASAPSRIVVVSSVAYRVGQIQKDDINSEKSYGFFKAYGQSKLANILFTRKLAAMLKNSNDKVDVNCLHPGSVQSEITRNNTFMSIVNAIGSKLVLRSTKGGAQTAIYLALDPDLEGASGGYYDNMTLTALQKKAQDDKMADWLWKKSEEMVGLKENITEKNKA from the coding sequence TTTAGCCTCTTTGCTGACAATGTGCCTCTTATACAAATGGCGCGAGGGTCCCTCATATCGAAAGACCAATCGCATAGATGGTAAAGTGGTTATAGTCACCGGCTGTAATACAGGCATAGGCAAAGAAATAGCCTTGGAATTGGCCAAAAGGGGAGGTCGAGTTTATATGGCTTGCCGTGACGagcaaaaatgtgaaaaagctCGTCAAGAACTCATCGAGTTAACGGGTAACACAAATGTCTTCAATCGTACTCTAAATTTGGCCTCTTTACAGTCGGTGCGTGATTTTGTGGCCAAATTCAAGGAGGAGGAAAATCGTTTGGATATTCTTATCAATAATGCCGGCATTATGGGCACTCCCTATCAATTAACAGAGGATGGCTATGAGCAACAGTTTGCTGTCAATCATTTGGGTCACTTTCTGCTCACTAATTTACTGTTGGATATGCTAAAGGCTTCGGCACCCAGTCGCATAGTGGTGGTTAGTTCAGTGGCCTATCGTGTGGGCCAAATACAGAAGGATGATATTAACAGTGAGAAAAGCTATGGCTTTTTTAAGGCCTATGGTCAAAGTAAATTGGCCAATATTTTATTTACCCGAAAATTAGCTGCAATGCTAAAGAACTCAAATGACAAAGTTGATGTTAATTGCTTACACCCGGGCTCTGTGCAAAGTGAAATAACTCGCAATAATACATTTATGAGCATTGTCAATGCCATAGGCTCTAAATTGGTTCTGCGTTCAACTAAAGGTGGTGCCCAAACTGCCATATATTTGGCTTTAGATCCTGATTTGGAGGGAGCATCGGGAGGTTATTATGATAACATGACCTTGACGGCGCTGCAAAAGAAGGCCCAAGATGATAAAATGGCTGATTGGTTGTGGAAAAAGAGTGAAGAAATGGTGGGTTTAAAGGAAAATATCACAGAGAAGAATAAagcgtaa